One Nitrospira sp. DNA window includes the following coding sequences:
- a CDS encoding GNAT family acetyltransferase YjcF: MAQHDRDLRVELVDWGTAEAAIRAVRETVFIVEQGVPEDLEWDGLDPTCAHVLAWNAHGAAIGTARMQVNGTIGRMAVLKNRRGRGVGRALLQTLLDLAKRQGLSRVTLSAQTHALGFYERAGFHVVGEPFMDAGIPHRKMVRELTVPRSGSHE, translated from the coding sequence CCTGCGGGTGGAACTCGTCGATTGGGGCACGGCGGAAGCGGCCATAAGGGCGGTCCGCGAAACGGTGTTCATCGTCGAGCAGGGAGTGCCGGAAGACTTGGAGTGGGATGGACTCGATCCAACCTGTGCCCACGTGCTCGCATGGAATGCTCACGGAGCAGCGATCGGCACGGCGCGCATGCAGGTGAACGGAACGATCGGCAGGATGGCGGTCCTCAAGAACCGGCGCGGTCGCGGGGTCGGCCGCGCGCTGCTCCAGACGTTACTGGATCTGGCAAAGAGGCAAGGCCTGTCGCGCGTAACCCTGTCGGCCCAAACCCACGCCCTGGGCTTCTACGAACGAGCCGGATTCCATGTGGTCGGCGAACCCTTCATGGACGCCGGGATACCGCATCGGAAGATGGTGAGGGAGCTGACTGTGCCGCGAAGCGGTTCGCACGAGTAA
- a CDS encoding DNA-cytosine methyltransferase: protein MSNNRKPVLNAIDLFSGCGGLTLGLKKAGFSVIGAVELDKRAVETYGKNHPEVKVFQQDVLTIGGKDLLERLGIKMGDLDLLAGCPPCQGFSRIRRRNRRRISKDHRNDLVLKFTKLIAETSPKAVMLENVPGLEKDRRFSKLLGTLRRHGYKFSWKILDACNFGVPQRRRRLVVLACKAKRPIVDEIATLDPKTVRQTIGTIEHPRKSKRPLHRLVADYSDNVKMIIRKIPKDGGSRSVLPTEMTLECHQRLAGFRDVYGRMTWDNYSPTITGGCVNPSKGRFLHPTQHRAITVFEASLLQSFPRTYKFLPKYGRYPNAEMIGNALPPRFAKQVSSYIAGILNKVD from the coding sequence ATGAGCAATAACAGAAAACCTGTTCTTAATGCGATTGATCTGTTTTCTGGATGTGGAGGACTTACCCTTGGGCTAAAAAAAGCAGGATTCAGTGTGATTGGAGCTGTTGAACTCGACAAGCGCGCTGTAGAAACATACGGCAAGAATCATCCGGAAGTGAAGGTTTTTCAGCAGGATGTTCTAACCATTGGAGGAAAGGATCTCCTTGAGCGTTTAGGTATCAAGATGGGGGATCTTGATCTCCTTGCAGGTTGTCCGCCATGCCAAGGATTCTCAAGAATACGACGTCGCAATAGGAGGAGAATAAGTAAGGACCATAGGAATGATCTAGTGCTTAAGTTCACAAAACTGATTGCTGAAACGTCGCCAAAGGCAGTCATGCTGGAAAATGTTCCGGGCTTGGAAAAAGATCGACGATTTTCAAAGCTGTTGGGCACGCTTAGGAGACACGGATACAAGTTCTCGTGGAAAATCCTCGATGCCTGTAACTTTGGGGTTCCTCAGAGGCGGCGGCGTCTCGTTGTTTTGGCTTGCAAAGCTAAGAGGCCGATCGTAGACGAGATTGCAACCTTAGATCCAAAGACTGTCCGGCAGACAATAGGAACGATCGAGCATCCTCGAAAGAGTAAACGCCCGCTTCATCGCCTGGTCGCTGATTATAGCGATAATGTGAAAATGATTATCCGGAAAATTCCAAAAGATGGTGGCAGTAGAAGTGTCTTGCCAACTGAAATGACCCTAGAGTGTCATCAGCGACTCGCAGGATTCCGTGACGTTTATGGACGGATGACTTGGGATAATTATTCTCCTACCATTACAGGTGGATGCGTTAATCCGAGTAAAGGGAGATTTCTTCACCCGACACAACACCGTGCTATTACAGTTTTCGAGGCTTCTCTGCTTCAATCATTCCCGAGGACATACAAGTTTCTTCCTAAATATGGCCGGTATCCCAATGCCGAGATGATTGGAAATGCACTGCCACCGAGATTTGCAAAACAAGTCAGCTCGTACATTGCTGGTATCTTGAACAAAGTTGACTGA
- a CDS encoding RelE/StbE replicon stabilization toxin, producing the protein MQGAERLYRLRVGDYRIVYEVNREVMQIIVQYVRHRREVYRRLS; encoded by the coding sequence TTGCAAGGAGCCGAGCGGTTATACCGCTTACGAGTCGGGGATTATCGAATCGTCTACGAGGTGAACAGAGAGGTGATGCAGATCATCGTCCAATATGTTCGTCATCGGCGCGAGGTGTATCGACGGCTTTCCTAG